A window of Corallococcus macrosporus DSM 14697 contains these coding sequences:
- a CDS encoding GYF domain-containing protein, giving the protein MKTGGKGGSIVGPPVRVNLWFAREISSGSIRPAFSPGSWTPLLNFTCDNCQKRYSIADEKVRGKTVKVRCKNCQNVITVEGPAEEESTRVVSLADVERIRAQERSLAEPEPSAAPAAVISAPIAPAPVAKAPQAALQTPWDDEPTRAAPMKATGSPWFVMVRNKQEGPLDEGALRELVATGTVNGRSFFWQQGMADWKRGSDIPELAGLFEPPPAAEPPPPPLLSPRRRRPSPRAPRAPRPRAVSRSRRPMCRSRSRSPSRGTPSPSSPGPTRRTRRRTTPTTATRCRAPSRSPSRRSR; this is encoded by the coding sequence GTGAAGACAGGGGGGAAGGGCGGCTCAATAGTTGGGCCGCCAGTCAGAGTCAACCTGTGGTTTGCGCGGGAGATTTCTAGCGGTAGCATCCGACCCGCGTTTTCCCCCGGAAGCTGGACACCCCTCTTGAACTTTACCTGCGACAATTGCCAGAAGCGGTATTCCATTGCGGACGAAAAGGTCCGCGGCAAGACGGTCAAGGTCCGCTGCAAGAACTGCCAGAACGTCATCACCGTCGAAGGCCCCGCCGAGGAAGAGAGCACCCGAGTGGTCTCCCTCGCGGACGTGGAACGCATCCGCGCCCAGGAGCGTTCCCTGGCGGAGCCCGAGCCGAGTGCCGCCCCGGCGGCCGTCATCAGCGCGCCCATCGCGCCGGCCCCCGTGGCCAAGGCGCCTCAAGCCGCGCTGCAGACGCCCTGGGACGATGAGCCCACGCGCGCCGCGCCCATGAAGGCCACGGGTTCGCCCTGGTTCGTCATGGTGCGCAACAAGCAGGAGGGCCCGCTGGACGAGGGCGCCCTGCGCGAGCTGGTGGCCACGGGCACGGTGAACGGCCGCAGCTTCTTCTGGCAGCAGGGCATGGCCGACTGGAAGCGCGGCTCGGACATCCCCGAGCTCGCGGGCCTCTTCGAGCCGCCGCCCGCGGCCGAGCCGCCCCCGCCGCCCCTCCTATCGCCGCGCCGCCGCCGCCCGAGCCCGCGCGCGCCTCGCGCGCCGCGCCCGCGCGCCGTGAGCCGGAGCCGCAGGCCTATGTGCCGGAGCCGGAGCCGGAGCCCGAGCCGCGGCACGCCGAGCCCGAGCAGCCCTGGCCCGACGAGGAGGACGAGGCGCCGGACAACACCTACTACGGCGACCCGCTGCCGCGCGCCCAGCCGCAGCCCCAGTCGCCGCAGCAGGTGA
- a CDS encoding DUF3006 domain-containing protein: MTNRATLDRIEDDVAVLVVDGREVTRPASELPAGAREGDVLDLDTLAVDPEATEALREEVRGAREKATRGKPPPPSGSFDL; the protein is encoded by the coding sequence ATGACGAACCGGGCCACGCTGGACCGCATCGAAGACGACGTCGCCGTGCTCGTGGTGGACGGCCGCGAAGTGACGCGGCCCGCGAGCGAGCTGCCCGCCGGCGCGCGCGAGGGAGACGTGCTCGACCTCGACACGCTGGCGGTGGACCCGGAGGCCACCGAGGCCCTGCGCGAGGAGGTGCGCGGGGCCCGCGAGAAGGCGACGCGCGGCAAGCCGCCGCCTCCGTCCGGGAGCTTCGACCTCTAG
- a CDS encoding TIGR02300 family protein, producing MPAKDLGTKHVCFKCQTKFYDMKKPDPICPKCGADQRESPALKPQPEGRRGRLAAAPKVIEPIEPEEPAGRGEEEDEEGLESFDDEEAAGGDTEEEDI from the coding sequence ATGCCGGCGAAGGACCTCGGAACAAAACACGTCTGCTTCAAGTGCCAGACGAAGTTCTACGACATGAAGAAGCCGGACCCGATCTGCCCGAAGTGTGGCGCGGATCAACGGGAGAGCCCGGCGCTCAAGCCTCAGCCCGAGGGGAGGCGTGGCCGTCTGGCCGCCGCCCCGAAGGTCATCGAGCCCATTGAACCGGAGGAACCCGCCGGTCGAGGGGAGGAGGAGGACGAGGAAGGCCTCGAGTCCTTCGACGATGAAGAGGCGGCTGGAGGCGACACCGAAGAGGAAGACATCTAG
- a CDS encoding AgmX/PglI C-terminal domain-containing protein, with translation MDPEKKDVDPAVRGGAEVAAADTEEIGGPSDEEVERVLEKTQPAFRDCVEAELRKNPSFKGGKVTLTATVGSSGTVKAATFDRKDLNRNSAVGTCIRDRAKGMVFSAFAGEDVDLEIPLVLSKSM, from the coding sequence GTGGACCCGGAGAAGAAGGACGTGGACCCGGCGGTGCGCGGCGGCGCGGAAGTGGCCGCCGCGGACACCGAGGAAATCGGCGGCCCGTCCGACGAGGAGGTGGAGCGCGTGCTGGAGAAGACGCAGCCCGCCTTCCGTGACTGCGTGGAGGCCGAGCTGCGGAAGAACCCGTCCTTCAAGGGCGGCAAGGTGACGCTGACGGCCACCGTGGGCAGCTCCGGCACGGTGAAGGCGGCCACGTTCGACCGCAAGGACCTGAACCGCAACAGCGCGGTGGGCACCTGCATCCGCGACCGCGCGAAGGGGATGGTCTTCTCCGCCTTCGCCGGCGAGGACGTGGACCTGGAGATTCCGCTGGTCCTCTCCAAGTCGATGTAG
- a CDS encoding zinc ribbon domain-containing protein, translating to MREKLKALAELQNVDLEVASLRKAADVHPRQIAELERELGVARSAIEAERARVSDMEKQKAQLEQNITDEKDKVKKWEARLSEQRSTREYSALAREIDIAKKANLTMAEELTELTKQLGLAREAIKGKEADYATKQQGLSGRMTELRGKLGEAEAQVKGLEGRRAEVAAGVDATLLRRYEVVRKKKLPALVGVVAGTCQGCNMNVPPQLYNQLRTGLGTDICPSCNRIIYAVEALQETPAAAK from the coding sequence TTGCGGGAGAAATTGAAAGCGCTGGCGGAGCTGCAGAACGTGGACCTCGAGGTCGCCTCGCTCCGGAAGGCCGCGGACGTTCACCCCCGTCAGATTGCCGAGCTGGAGCGGGAACTGGGTGTGGCCCGCAGCGCCATCGAAGCGGAACGGGCACGCGTCTCCGACATGGAGAAGCAGAAGGCCCAGCTCGAGCAGAACATCACGGACGAGAAGGACAAGGTGAAGAAGTGGGAGGCGCGGCTCAGCGAGCAGCGTTCCACCCGCGAGTACTCCGCCCTGGCCCGTGAAATCGACATCGCCAAGAAGGCCAATCTGACGATGGCGGAGGAGCTGACGGAGCTGACGAAGCAGCTCGGCCTCGCGCGTGAGGCCATCAAGGGCAAGGAGGCCGACTACGCCACGAAGCAGCAGGGCCTGTCGGGCCGGATGACGGAGCTGCGCGGGAAGCTGGGCGAGGCCGAGGCCCAGGTGAAGGGGCTGGAAGGCCGCCGCGCCGAGGTGGCCGCTGGCGTGGACGCCACCCTGCTCCGCCGCTACGAGGTGGTGCGCAAGAAGAAGCTGCCCGCCCTGGTCGGCGTGGTCGCTGGGACCTGCCAGGGCTGCAACATGAACGTGCCCCCGCAGCTCTACAACCAGCTCCGCACCGGGCTGGGCACGGACATCTGTCCCTCGTGCAACCGCATCATCTACGCGGTGGAAGCGCTGCAGGAAACCCCGGCGGCGGCGAAGTAG
- a CDS encoding ribonuclease HI family protein, with protein sequence MPAPSIIDILRHIAREEPLQGTVREFRGLTREHLGQLIEEAAQRLSGAPPASAASVPGTPEPVGAVSPPAEAAPGSEQHPRLRVYSDGAARGNPGPAGAGAVLMDPTGNVVARVGRFLGHQTNNCAEYMGLLLGLKHAQSLGAREVDVYADSELLIRQLGGRYQVKSATLKPLYEEARKLLKGFAKVKLHHVPRAQNAEADEMSNRAIDERL encoded by the coding sequence ATGCCCGCGCCGTCCATCATCGACATCCTCCGCCACATCGCGCGTGAGGAGCCGCTGCAAGGGACGGTGCGAGAGTTCCGGGGCCTCACCCGGGAGCACCTGGGGCAGCTCATCGAAGAGGCCGCCCAACGGCTCAGTGGAGCGCCGCCGGCCTCCGCTGCGTCAGTCCCAGGCACGCCGGAGCCGGTCGGGGCCGTGAGCCCTCCGGCGGAGGCGGCGCCTGGCTCCGAGCAGCACCCTCGCCTGCGCGTCTATTCGGACGGCGCGGCCCGAGGGAATCCGGGGCCCGCGGGCGCGGGGGCGGTGCTGATGGACCCCACTGGCAACGTGGTGGCCCGCGTTGGGCGGTTCTTGGGACATCAGACGAACAACTGCGCGGAGTACATGGGCCTCTTGCTGGGCCTGAAGCACGCGCAGTCCCTGGGCGCGCGCGAGGTGGACGTCTACGCGGACAGCGAGCTGCTGATTCGTCAGCTCGGCGGGCGCTACCAGGTGAAGAGCGCCACGCTGAAGCCGCTGTACGAAGAGGCGCGGAAGCTGCTCAAGGGCTTCGCGAAGGTGAAGCTCCACCACGTCCCCCGCGCGCAGAACGCGGAAGCGGATGAGATGAGCAACCGCGCGATTGATGAGCGGCTGTAG